The proteins below are encoded in one region of Engraulis encrasicolus isolate BLACKSEA-1 chromosome 1, IST_EnEncr_1.0, whole genome shotgun sequence:
- the LOC134445985 gene encoding GTPase IMAP family member 7-like — protein sequence MEKEENLNSKELCLVLLGAIESGKTSLISSLLGQTDSQPLTRTTNCIAYHGQLNGKRLTVIDTPGWYNGYPVIDTAQRTKDELVLSVRKCPPGPHAFILAIEVAGFTERNLRAVIEHLRLLGEDIWRHTIVVFTRGESLNKTIEEHIEDGESLKCLVEKCGNRYCVVDEKIAVQDQIIQLLEKIEALVDSNGGRHFQMDEETLRKVDERKKEAQQRARVRRHQVGENRKHMREQGPVVPADVSFLEEQRKITEDNMKRMFGEMAWKHTIVLFNWWDSLGNTSIEEHIESEGEPLRWLVEKCGNRYHALDIVNREDGLQVRELLQKIDELEASLEFCDLTQEAPNTEITPSYEAEDQIKPEMVELVEKEWHRRDRELEEKVRRFWQESFGSNDSQKDWNPWCK from the exons atGGAAAAAGAAGAGAATCTCAACAGCAAAG AGCTGTGTTTGGTGCTGTTGGGAGCAATCGAATCAGGCAAAACATCACTTATTAGTTCTTTgttaggacagacagacagtcagccaCTGACACGAACAACGAATTGCATTGCATACCATGGTCAGTTGAATGGCAAGAGGCTAACTGTCATTGACACCCCTGGGTGGTACAATGGCTACCCTGTAATTGACACAGCTCAGAGAACCAAAGATGAGCTTGTTTTAAGTGTGAGGAAGTGTCCTCCAGGACCTCACGCATTCATCCTTGCCATTGAGGTCGCCGGTTTTACAGAGAGGAATCTGAGGGCAGTGATAGAACACCTTAGGCTTCTGGGTGAAGATATCTGGAGGCACACCATAGTGGTGTTCACCAGAGGAGAATCTCTGAATAAAACCATAGAGGAGCACATTGAGGATGGAGAATCTTTGAAGTGTctggtagagaaatgtgggaacagatatTGTGTCGTTGACGAGAAAATTGCAGTTCAAGACCAAATTATTCAGCTTCTGGAGAAAATAGAGGCTCTTGTTGACAGTAATGGTGGCAGGCATTTTCAGATGGATGAGGAAACTTTAAGGAAAGTtgatgagaggaagaaagaagctCAGCAAAGAGCAAGAGTGCGTCGGCATCAAGTTGGTGAAAATAGAAAACATATGAGGGAACAAGGTCCCG TGGTTCCAGCAGATGTGTCTTTCCTGGAGGAACAGAGGAAGATCACTGAAGACAACATGAAGAGGATGTTTGGGGAAATGGCCTGGAAACACACCATAGTGCTATTCAACTGGTGGGACAGTTTAGGGAACACAAGTATTGAGGAACATATCGAGAGTGAAGGAGAACCCCttaggtggcttgtggagaaatgTGGAAACCGGTACCACGCCCTTGACATCGTTAACAGAGAAGACGGATTACAAGTCAGAGAACTGCTGCAGAAGATTGATGAACTTGAGGCAAGCCTTGAGTTCTGTGATCTCACACAAGAGGCCCCGAACACTGAAATCACACCGAGCTATGAGGCGGAGGACCAGATAAAGCCAGAAATGGTGGAGTTGGTGGAGAAAGAATGGCACAGAAGGGACAGAGAACTGGAGGAGAAAGTCAGAAGATTTTGGCAAGAGTCATTTGGGTCAAATGACAGTCAGAAGGATTGGAACCCTTGGTGTAAGTAG